One genomic segment of Vagococcus intermedius includes these proteins:
- a CDS encoding PRD domain-containing protein yields the protein MVKLEFIKKINNNVAFAKDDTGTEYVVLGKGIGFSSSAGDSLNEDDLDRRYILKNDLSSNQDIKVLSEMRSQVVELTTKVSQLAKDELEIEFDNAHYLILADHIDYAIKRHEEGIDYPVLNYWELRKIHPKEFALATKSLKLINDSLDFELDESEKEFLTNHFVNASNKNSSIGDTVQAIKLIKQIVKLVEYQFQMSLDPNLFAHGKFVNHLRYFMLRKLDNQSYTDEMDDDLVKMYQMKYPEEYQMAEKIADFLKIKEDWWLSEEEKIYLTVHLKRIKQI from the coding sequence TGCTTTTGCAAAAGATGATACTGGCACAGAGTATGTTGTACTAGGTAAAGGAATTGGCTTCTCTTCTTCAGCAGGTGATAGTTTAAACGAAGATGATCTTGATCGTCGTTATATTTTAAAAAATGATTTGAGTTCTAATCAAGATATTAAAGTATTGTCTGAAATGCGGTCACAAGTGGTCGAACTAACAACAAAAGTCAGTCAATTAGCAAAAGATGAATTAGAGATTGAGTTTGATAACGCGCACTATCTTATTTTGGCAGATCACATTGATTATGCTATTAAACGTCATGAAGAAGGCATTGATTATCCCGTTTTAAATTATTGGGAGTTGCGTAAAATTCATCCGAAAGAATTTGCTTTAGCAACAAAATCTTTAAAACTTATTAACGATAGTTTAGATTTTGAGCTTGATGAGTCAGAGAAGGAATTTTTAACGAATCACTTTGTTAATGCTTCTAATAAAAATAGTAGTATCGGAGACACTGTTCAAGCTATCAAATTAATTAAACAAATTGTAAAGTTAGTAGAATATCAGTTTCAAATGTCTTTGGATCCTAATTTGTTTGCTCATGGTAAGTTTGTCAATCATCTAAGGTATTTTATGCTTCGTAAGCTTGATAATCAAAGCTATACAGATGAAATGGATGATGACCTAGTCAAAATGTATCAAATGAAATACCCAGAAGAATATCAAATGGCTGAAAAAATAGCCGATTTTTTAAAAATTAAAGAAGACTGGTGGCTATCAGAAGAAGAAAAAATCTATCTCACGGTTCATTTAAAACGTATTAAACAAATATAA